Part of the Falco biarmicus isolate bFalBia1 chromosome 4, bFalBia1.pri, whole genome shotgun sequence genome, TGCCTGATTTGAATGCCCAGGGAGCTTGTTAGTGTTAATAACAACTCCAAGCTGAGATCTTTGCGTGCGTCCTTGGGATGGGGAAAATTACCGggtggaagctgctgctgtgtttgcccaAGGCAGCCAGGCAAAGGTGAGACACCCACTAAGCTGAGCATCGTGCTGGAGCATTTGCGTTCGCTTTATTCTTGACATCGTGAACTCCCTGTGCCATGGCAGCACTTGGAGGACCTAGAGGTGTCACTTGGCCTTCCTAAAAGTCATGAAGAGCTCAGCATCCTTGGCaagaggagaagcagcctgAGGTGGCCTGGATGGGAATCGGTCCCCTCTGGGAAGGCGTTGCGGGACAATGCCGGCAGGCCTTTTCAGACAGGCCAGGGGACGCCACGGTACCCGCAAGGCTCTGACCCCGTGCTGGGCAAGCACGAGCGCGTGGTGGGAAACACGCTGCGCCCCGCTGCCTTGCACAGACCCTCTCAGGCTCCCCGTGCAGCGCGGCCCAAGCGCGGCTGTTTGCTGCCTCGGAGCACCGATGCGCAGCAGCCCTCGAGGAGGAGAGGTGCTGAGCCCGGGCAGCGACTGCAAGGGGCACCCGCTGatcccggtgccggtgccggtgccgcaGGCGGTGGCGGGAAGcgcccgcggccgggcgggccgaggcggcagcgccccctggcgggcccggccggggctgtccccccgcccccgacacacacgcccggccccggccgccgaGGTTCGtgcccggccgcagccccggctCCGAGCCCCGTGTCTCCCACGGCGCAGTAATACACCGCCGCGTCCctgcgccggggccgggcgagCCACAGGGCGCTGGACCGGCGGTCTGCCGCCACCGACATCCGCCCCGGAGGGTCCTGCACCTCTCTGGACCCTTTGTGACCGCTCGTGATGAATGCGGGGCCTCGGCCCGGGAGCTGGCGGTACCAGTAGATTAAGTCTCCTGTCCCTATGCTGGGGTGTGAGCAGTTGATGGCGATGCCGGTGTCCTCGGTGGTCTCTGCCGACGGCTCCTGCTGCACCTGggctctgcccacagccactgccgaggagaaaaagaagggggaatcCTCAAAACCTGCTTTGTGCCCTGCCCCGCCTGCCGTTCGCCATGGCAAATCCCAGCCAGGACCGTTCGGGCATGGGGGGGGGAGAAGAGTTTCCAGAGGATGTCTACAGGTGCATTAACGGAGGTGTCCGTTAACGGCTGGCAGACATACGAACGCGAGAGTGACAGGTGGAGTCACTGGACAAAAACAGGGACAAAGGGAAGGAGCccgaggggaagcagcagcggggaagcagcagcggggaaggagcccgaggggaagcagcagcggggaaggaGCGGCTGCAGGCGCTCCGCGGCAGAAGgcggagggaaggaggcagcgggcagggctggACAGCGAGAGCACGGCGAGTTTCCGCAGGGAAGGCGggatggcagcagagggagggagggacgcgagcccggcgcggcggcaggGCTCCGTGCAGAAGCCCGAGGGGAcggcagccccgcgggggcCCCCGCAGGCcgagccccggcccgccccccgccgccagccccgcgcacccagcagcagcgcggccagccccgccagccctgcgccccggccccgccgcatgccgccgctccgccgcccgcgCCTCGCTGCCCCGCGCCAGCCCCGGCTCtgggcggcggccgcggcgcctCCTCTCCGCCGCCTCCTCtgctccgcgccgccgccagcTCCGCCCCGGGGCTGAGCCCGGCGCCGGCGCCGCTCGGGGGCTCGCcgcagcctggggcagcagcggggcctCGGCCCGGGAGATGGAGCAGCTTCCAGAGCTGCCTCCCCGCTCCGGGGCTGGAAGCGGCAGCCCCCGCTGCCCTGCGGGTGCCGGGGAGCAGCCTCAgagcctgccttctgctgcctctgcagcccactTGGGTCATAGAGAAGGTGTGCGAGAAGATGCCGCTCCAGCTGttgcccagcagtgctgagaaaagGGGAGCAATCGCCTCTCTTGGCCTCTTGGCAATGCTTTGTCTGAGGCGGCCGAGGATTCCCTTGGAACTCCTTGGCGCAGGGGCACAGTACTGGCTCATGGCCAGCTTGGTGTCTACCAGAAGCCTAGTTTGTTCTCTGCACAGGACTGCTTTCTAT contains:
- the LOC130148283 gene encoding collagen alpha-1(I) chain-like, yielding MRRGRGAGLAGLAALLLVAVGRAQVQQEPSAETTEDTGIAINCSHPSIGTGDLIYWYRQLPGRGPAFITSGHKGSREVQDPPGRMSVAADRRSSALWLARPRRRDAAVYYCAVGDTGLGAGAAAGHEPRRPGPGVCVGGGGTAPAGPARGRCRLGPPGRGRFPPPPAAPAPAPGSAGAPCSRCPGSAPLLLEGCCASVLRGSKQPRLGRAARGA